A window of Hymenobacter aerilatus contains these coding sequences:
- the recA gene encoding recombinase RecA, whose amino-acid sequence MAATTEKVVADPAAEKRKALQLTMEKLDKSFGKGTVMKLSDNKVVDIPAISTGSLGLDIALGIGGLPKGRIVEIYGPESSGKTTLTMHCIAEAQKKGGIAAFIDAEHAFDKSYAEKLGIDTENLLIAQPDNGEQALEIADQLISSGAIDICVIDSVAALVPKGELEGDMGDSKMGLHARLMSQALRKLTGTINKTGCCCIFINQLREKIGVMFGNPETTTGGNALKFYASVRLDIRRIGQIKEDKDNITGNRTKVKVVKNKVAPPFKVIEFDIIYGEGISKIGEILDLGVDMGIIAKSGSWFSYNGDRLGQGREGVKTILHDNEELANEIENKIRQMVKGEPEAALAAIPEDRSVDEDDDVLAE is encoded by the coding sequence ATGGCTGCAACCACAGAGAAAGTCGTCGCCGATCCGGCCGCTGAAAAAAGAAAGGCCCTGCAACTCACGATGGAAAAGCTGGACAAGTCGTTCGGCAAAGGCACCGTGATGAAGCTCAGCGACAACAAAGTTGTCGACATTCCGGCCATCAGCACTGGTTCGCTGGGCTTGGATATTGCACTGGGCATTGGCGGCCTGCCCAAAGGTCGTATTGTCGAGATTTACGGTCCCGAATCGTCGGGTAAGACTACCCTCACAATGCACTGCATTGCCGAAGCGCAGAAGAAAGGCGGCATCGCGGCCTTCATCGACGCCGAGCACGCTTTTGATAAGAGCTATGCCGAGAAGCTGGGCATCGACACTGAGAACCTGCTCATCGCCCAGCCCGACAACGGCGAGCAAGCCTTGGAAATTGCTGATCAGCTGATTTCCTCCGGCGCTATTGATATCTGTGTAATTGACTCCGTAGCTGCCCTGGTGCCCAAAGGCGAACTGGAAGGCGACATGGGCGACTCGAAAATGGGTCTGCACGCTCGCTTGATGTCGCAGGCACTGCGTAAGCTCACCGGTACCATCAATAAAACCGGCTGCTGCTGCATCTTCATTAACCAGTTGCGTGAGAAAATCGGTGTGATGTTCGGCAACCCCGAAACCACCACCGGTGGTAACGCTCTAAAGTTTTATGCTTCTGTACGCCTTGATATTCGCCGTATCGGCCAGATCAAGGAGGACAAAGACAACATCACTGGTAACCGTACCAAGGTGAAAGTGGTGAAGAACAAAGTAGCGCCACCCTTTAAGGTGATTGAGTTTGACATTATCTACGGCGAGGGTATCTCCAAAATCGGTGAGATTCTGGACCTGGGCGTAGACATGGGTATCATCGCCAAGTCGGGCTCGTGGTTCTCCTACAACGGTGACCGGCTAGGCCAAGGTCGTGAAGGTGTGAAGACCATCCTGCACGACAATGAGGAGCTGGCTAACGAAATCGAAAACAAGATTCGTCAGATGGTGAAGGGTGAGCCTGAAGCCGCGCTGGCTGCCATCCCCGAAGACCGCTCGGTGGACGAGGACGACGACGTGTTAGCTGAGTAG
- a CDS encoding GNAT family N-acetyltransferase, with protein MPVAASLFVAPPLTTLTTARLTLRPYAPADEEDFFALLDHERHRLRPSFPARVAATTTPADATRVLATFLTDWRSDRLYVFGIWHTATAAYLGDISLRPQSGRTRTAEIGYYLARSAEGCGYAREALAAAGQFGFDILQVATLSIRCRANNPRSCAVAKAVGFRQLPTRSRLWPLRRHDAEEEILYFALTRPISSAQ; from the coding sequence ATGCCCGTTGCTGCTTCGCTGTTTGTTGCGCCGCCCCTTACTACCCTCACCACCGCGCGCCTTACACTACGCCCATACGCTCCCGCCGACGAGGAAGACTTTTTTGCGCTGCTCGACCACGAACGCCACCGCCTGCGTCCTTCTTTTCCTGCCCGCGTAGCAGCTACTACCACGCCTGCCGACGCTACTCGGGTGTTAGCCACGTTTTTAACCGATTGGCGCTCCGACCGGCTCTACGTGTTCGGTATCTGGCACACCGCTACCGCAGCCTACCTTGGTGATATCAGCCTACGCCCGCAGTCGGGCCGCACCCGCACGGCAGAAATTGGTTACTACCTTGCGCGTTCAGCCGAGGGCTGTGGCTACGCTCGTGAGGCGCTGGCCGCGGCCGGGCAGTTTGGCTTCGACATTCTGCAGGTAGCTACTCTTTCTATTCGCTGCCGGGCCAACAATCCTCGTAGCTGCGCTGTGGCCAAAGCAGTCGGGTTTCGGCAGCTCCCTACCCGCAGCCGACTGTGGCCCTTGCGCAGGCATGATGCGGAAGAAGAAATTCTGTATTTCGCGCTGACGCGGCCGATCAGTTCTGCTCAGTAA
- a CDS encoding SDR family NAD(P)-dependent oxidoreductase, with amino-acid sequence MTGRLAGKVAIITGGGAGIGEAIAKKFAKEGAAVVVAGFAEDPVREVAEEIIRAGGRAVAFTGDLSHPQTAEACVQAALAEYQELHILVNNAGVFPATSTIDEYPIEAFEYMVKNNIYSNFMMTRAAIPHLQKTRGNIVSAGSESGHMGAPQNTPYGGTKGFVHAFQKGVAVEQAKFGVRSNIVGPGPIDTAWTHKETGPMDSKMEKLTVQGVPMGRRGTTEEVANVYAFLASDEASYVTGSIYFVDGGVTISKGPHGDEVPSSLAKEPTGVLSIEHAKDGNTQVRPQDAASMNL; translated from the coding sequence ATGACAGGAAGACTGGCAGGCAAAGTGGCCATCATAACAGGAGGCGGTGCTGGTATTGGCGAGGCCATTGCCAAAAAGTTTGCGAAAGAAGGAGCTGCCGTCGTGGTAGCCGGTTTCGCAGAAGACCCGGTGCGCGAAGTGGCAGAAGAAATTATTCGCGCCGGGGGGCGGGCCGTGGCTTTCACCGGCGACTTATCGCATCCTCAAACCGCCGAGGCCTGTGTGCAGGCTGCCTTGGCAGAGTATCAGGAACTGCATATTCTAGTGAACAATGCTGGGGTATTTCCGGCCACATCTACTATCGATGAGTATCCCATCGAGGCGTTTGAGTACATGGTCAAAAATAACATCTACTCAAACTTTATGATGACCCGTGCTGCCATTCCGCACTTGCAAAAGACGCGAGGCAACATTGTGTCGGCTGGCTCGGAGTCGGGGCACATGGGCGCGCCGCAGAATACGCCTTATGGTGGTACCAAAGGTTTCGTGCACGCTTTTCAGAAAGGCGTAGCCGTGGAGCAGGCTAAGTTTGGCGTCCGCTCCAACATTGTGGGTCCTGGCCCCATCGATACCGCTTGGACGCACAAGGAAACCGGCCCCATGGATTCTAAAATGGAAAAGCTAACGGTACAAGGCGTACCGATGGGCCGGCGTGGCACTACCGAGGAAGTTGCCAATGTGTATGCCTTCCTGGCTTCGGATGAGGCTAGCTATGTTACCGGCTCTATCTACTTTGTAGACGGTGGCGTTACCATTTCCAAAGGTCCCCACGGCGACGAGGTGCCCAGCAGCCTGGCAAAGGAGCCAACTGGCGTTCTTTCCATCGAACATGCTAAAGACGGTAACACCCAAGTGCGTCCGCAAGATGCAGCTAGCATGAACCTATAA
- a CDS encoding AAA family ATPase, which yields MPFASDKEAADALAQSYHKLRQEIGKVIIGQDEVVRLVLTAVFAQGHCLLVGVPGLAKTLLIHTIAESLDLSFNRIQFTPDLMPSDIVGSETMNQQRDFHFVQGPIFANIVLADEINRTPPKTQAALLESMQEYAVTVAGKRYALDRPFFVLATQNPIEQEGTYPLPEAQLDRFMFNIELGYPSYEEELQVVKNTTSDRKAVVSKVLHASEIQEYQQLVRRVPVADNVVEYAVGLVHKTRPNTGRAAARVNQLLEWGAGPRASQHLIVGAKCNALLNGKYSPDIEDVKAVALPILRHRLVRNFKAEAEGISIEQIIKEIL from the coding sequence ATGCCTTTCGCCTCCGATAAAGAAGCCGCCGACGCGCTGGCGCAATCGTACCACAAGCTGCGGCAGGAAATCGGCAAGGTGATTATTGGGCAGGATGAGGTGGTGCGTTTGGTGCTCACCGCCGTATTTGCTCAGGGCCATTGCCTGCTGGTGGGCGTGCCGGGCCTCGCCAAAACGCTGCTCATCCATACCATTGCTGAGTCGCTGGACTTGTCATTCAACCGTATCCAGTTCACGCCCGACCTGATGCCATCTGACATCGTGGGCTCGGAAACGATGAACCAGCAGCGGGACTTTCACTTTGTGCAAGGCCCAATCTTCGCCAACATCGTGCTGGCCGACGAAATCAACCGGACGCCGCCCAAAACTCAGGCGGCCTTGCTGGAAAGTATGCAGGAATATGCCGTAACGGTAGCTGGCAAGCGCTACGCGTTGGATCGGCCGTTCTTCGTGCTAGCCACCCAAAACCCCATCGAGCAGGAAGGCACCTACCCCCTACCCGAAGCGCAGCTTGACCGCTTCATGTTCAACATCGAACTGGGCTACCCTAGCTACGAGGAAGAATTGCAGGTAGTGAAGAACACCACCAGTGACCGAAAAGCTGTGGTAAGCAAAGTATTACATGCTAGCGAGATACAAGAATACCAGCAACTCGTGCGCCGCGTGCCTGTGGCTGATAACGTAGTGGAATATGCCGTAGGCCTGGTACACAAAACCCGGCCGAATACGGGCCGGGCTGCGGCCCGCGTGAATCAGCTATTGGAATGGGGCGCCGGCCCGCGCGCCTCGCAGCACCTCATTGTGGGCGCAAAGTGCAACGCCTTGCTCAACGGGAAATATTCGCCCGATATTGAGGATGTGAAGGCTGTAGCACTACCCATCTTGCGCCACCGTTTGGTGCGCAACTTCAAAGCTGAAGCTGAAGGCATTAGCATCGAGCAAATCATCAAAGAAATTCTCTAG
- a CDS encoding peptidylprolyl isomerase, with protein MTHFFRFPMRVALLSLGLLTVFVTSAFAQLGIGRPVGRTVVDGIIVKIDNQIILKSDLDLVYAQEEARAEGKALPLDLRCKILQSIVMNKLMLAKAETDSVVVEESQVNSELNRRMAYFVQQIGSEKKLEEYYNKPLKALKDDLRQQVKDQLVQQKMQEQIAGKVTVTPREVKQYFNRIPKDSLPYFSTEVEVGQIVKLAQVNDKAKQEAMAKLNDLRARIQGGESFEELAKQYSQDPGSAVQGGYLGFFKRKELVPEYEAASLRMEPGQLSPVVESQFGFHLIQLIERKGDSYSTRHILLKPETGSKDVSVAAVRLSKLRTRILADSLTFAKAAKDDSDDKATSGSGGLIQNQQNGSTYIPLDKIDPAIFFTIDTMKVGSISQPLPYRTEDGKDAMRLIWLKSNTPPHQANLKDDYQKIAQAALNEKKNKALDEWFEKNRTTVFIDVDPQYDECRLLQRTL; from the coding sequence ATGACTCATTTTTTTCGTTTTCCGATGCGCGTGGCGCTGCTTAGCCTCGGTTTGCTGACAGTCTTTGTCACCTCTGCGTTTGCTCAATTGGGCATCGGCCGGCCCGTAGGCCGCACGGTGGTGGATGGCATCATTGTCAAGATAGACAACCAGATTATCCTGAAATCAGACTTAGATCTGGTGTATGCGCAGGAGGAAGCCCGCGCTGAGGGTAAAGCCCTACCACTCGATTTGCGCTGCAAAATCCTGCAAAGCATTGTGATGAACAAGCTGATGCTGGCCAAAGCCGAAACCGACTCGGTGGTAGTAGAAGAAAGCCAAGTAAACAGCGAACTGAACCGCCGTATGGCTTACTTCGTGCAGCAGATTGGCTCGGAGAAGAAGCTGGAAGAGTACTATAATAAGCCTCTGAAAGCCCTGAAAGATGATTTGCGCCAACAGGTGAAAGACCAATTGGTGCAGCAGAAGATGCAGGAGCAAATTGCAGGTAAAGTAACTGTGACGCCGCGCGAGGTGAAGCAGTATTTCAACCGCATCCCGAAAGACAGCCTACCCTATTTTTCTACCGAAGTAGAGGTAGGGCAGATTGTGAAGCTGGCCCAGGTGAACGACAAAGCCAAGCAGGAAGCCATGGCCAAGCTCAACGACTTGCGCGCCCGGATTCAAGGTGGTGAGAGCTTCGAGGAACTAGCCAAGCAGTACTCGCAAGACCCCGGCTCTGCAGTGCAGGGGGGCTACCTGGGCTTTTTTAAGCGCAAGGAACTGGTGCCTGAGTACGAAGCAGCTTCCCTGCGCATGGAGCCAGGGCAGTTGTCGCCGGTCGTGGAGTCGCAGTTCGGCTTTCACCTTATTCAGCTGATTGAGCGCAAAGGCGACAGCTACAGCACGCGTCACATTCTATTGAAGCCCGAAACCGGCTCGAAGGACGTGAGCGTAGCGGCCGTTCGGCTAAGCAAACTGCGCACCCGCATCCTAGCAGACAGCCTCACCTTCGCCAAAGCCGCCAAAGACGACTCGGATGACAAAGCCACTAGCGGCAGTGGCGGGCTGATTCAGAATCAGCAGAACGGTAGCACCTACATCCCACTGGATAAGATTGACCCCGCCATCTTCTTCACCATCGACACGATGAAGGTAGGCAGCATCTCGCAGCCCCTACCCTACCGCACCGAGGACGGCAAAGACGCCATGCGCCTGATCTGGCTAAAGTCGAACACCCCACCCCATCAGGCCAACCTCAAGGACGACTATCAGAAGATTGCGCAAGCAGCCCTCAACGAAAAGAAAAACAAGGCGCTGGATGAGTGGTTTGAGAAAAACCGCACCACTGTATTCATCGACGTAGACCCGCAGTACGACGAGTGCCGACTGCTGCAAAGAACGCTATAG
- a CDS encoding peptidylprolyl isomerase, which translates to MPKRILYAGAALALLAGCQSTKSPSATKQPVVETLGTHPVPASEFAYVYRKNNSTAPDFGTRAGVDEYLKLYTNFKLKVLDAEQRGLDTTQAFRRELDGYRQQLAQPYLTEKSVTDQLVREAYDRLSKEINASHILLRVAPDASPKDTLAAYQKTQALRQRVTSGGENFETVARQTSEDPSARENGGRLGYFTSMQMVYPFESAAYKTPVGQVSEPVRTRFGYHLIKVNDTRAAQGEIKVAHLMIRATPNMPAADSATAKKKIDELYSRLQRGENWDKLVAQFSEDAGSAPNGGEIPAFGAGRMIPSFEEAAFKLQKPGDLSRPVQTPYGWHVIKLIEKMSVPSFEAMQPTLKSKVAKDSRSELNHAAFLKRVKAENKFEENKAGKEYAFSKADTALVNGRFKYSGMQVTKGKGKPAANPTLFTINGKTYPATDFLAYVEQSQRPRPGDEPQHAMQVLYDQYVDQSLTNYERDNLEGKYEDYRMLVKEYRDGILLFQLMDEKVWSKAIDDSVGLQKFFTEHQQNYQWAPRVQATVVNAASPEVLKEVLPLVVDNSKPVTKNGGTGIALGLLPTTKGIPATIGFQPRTATLLPASQPTLEALADQMATDTTLIVSVSGRLRTSAEGTLARKRIQQVRSSLEAKGVQANRIMTGTKVEGNKAKNLDPNAVYLRGATRDLATIEQRFNEKSPLAVKIQQRTFQQGDNKAVDQVWQRGPGTYPVQLDGRYYSVIIKEQLPAGPKKLSETRGQATSDYQNYLEQQWIEQLRAQYPVQLNQQEIDKLVTK; encoded by the coding sequence ATGCCTAAACGCATTCTGTACGCCGGCGCTGCCTTGGCACTACTGGCCGGCTGCCAGTCTACCAAATCTCCATCGGCAACCAAGCAGCCCGTCGTCGAAACCCTGGGTACGCACCCGGTACCTGCATCGGAGTTTGCCTATGTATATCGGAAAAACAACAGCACTGCCCCCGATTTTGGTACCCGTGCCGGCGTGGATGAGTACCTGAAGCTGTATACCAACTTCAAGTTGAAAGTACTGGATGCCGAGCAGCGCGGCCTGGATACCACGCAAGCGTTCCGGCGCGAGCTGGACGGCTACCGCCAGCAGCTGGCCCAGCCCTACCTCACCGAGAAAAGCGTAACCGACCAGCTCGTGCGGGAGGCCTACGACCGCCTGAGCAAGGAAATCAACGCTTCGCACATCCTACTTAGGGTAGCGCCCGATGCCTCGCCCAAAGACACGCTGGCTGCCTATCAGAAAACGCAGGCCCTGCGCCAGCGCGTGACCAGCGGCGGTGAGAACTTTGAAACGGTAGCCCGCCAAACCTCAGAAGACCCTTCGGCCCGCGAAAATGGCGGCCGGCTGGGGTACTTCACCTCCATGCAGATGGTGTACCCGTTTGAGTCGGCAGCCTATAAAACGCCGGTGGGGCAGGTATCGGAGCCGGTGCGGACGCGTTTCGGCTACCACCTCATCAAGGTGAACGACACCCGGGCAGCGCAGGGCGAAATCAAGGTAGCCCACCTCATGATTCGGGCCACGCCCAACATGCCCGCTGCCGATTCGGCTACTGCTAAAAAGAAAATCGACGAGCTGTATAGCCGCCTTCAGCGCGGCGAGAACTGGGACAAGCTGGTAGCGCAGTTTTCGGAAGATGCCGGCTCGGCGCCCAACGGCGGCGAGATTCCCGCTTTTGGCGCGGGCCGCATGATTCCGAGCTTTGAGGAAGCCGCTTTCAAGCTGCAGAAGCCCGGCGACTTGTCGCGCCCCGTGCAAACTCCCTACGGCTGGCACGTTATCAAGCTGATTGAAAAAATGTCGGTGCCTTCGTTTGAGGCCATGCAGCCTACCCTAAAAAGTAAGGTGGCCAAGGACTCACGCTCCGAGCTGAACCACGCCGCTTTTCTCAAGCGTGTGAAAGCAGAAAATAAATTCGAAGAAAATAAAGCGGGGAAAGAGTATGCTTTCTCGAAGGCTGACACAGCCCTAGTGAATGGGCGCTTCAAGTATTCAGGTATGCAAGTGACCAAGGGGAAAGGCAAGCCAGCGGCTAACCCTACCCTGTTCACCATCAATGGCAAAACCTACCCTGCCACTGATTTCCTAGCCTACGTGGAGCAAAGCCAGCGCCCCCGCCCAGGCGACGAGCCCCAGCACGCCATGCAGGTGCTCTACGACCAATACGTGGACCAGAGCCTGACCAACTACGAGCGCGATAACCTGGAAGGCAAATACGAAGACTACCGGATGCTGGTGAAGGAATACCGCGATGGTATTCTGCTGTTTCAGCTAATGGATGAGAAAGTCTGGTCCAAGGCTATTGACGACTCGGTAGGGCTGCAAAAGTTCTTCACGGAGCACCAACAGAATTACCAGTGGGCACCACGCGTGCAAGCCACGGTTGTGAATGCAGCTTCGCCGGAGGTGTTAAAGGAAGTATTACCACTAGTGGTAGATAATTCGAAGCCCGTGACTAAGAATGGTGGTACCGGAATAGCACTTGGTCTATTGCCAACTACAAAAGGCATTCCGGCTACCATCGGATTTCAGCCGCGCACGGCCACTTTACTACCAGCCAGCCAGCCAACGCTGGAGGCGTTGGCAGACCAAATGGCCACGGATACAACGCTGATTGTATCGGTAAGCGGTCGGTTGCGGACCTCGGCAGAAGGTACACTTGCCAGAAAGCGTATTCAGCAGGTTAGAAGCTCATTAGAAGCAAAGGGAGTTCAGGCCAACCGTATCATGACGGGTACCAAAGTCGAAGGAAATAAGGCTAAAAATCTGGATCCCAATGCGGTTTATCTGAGGGGCGCAACCCGTGACCTGGCTACCATTGAGCAGCGCTTCAACGAGAAAAGCCCGCTAGCCGTTAAAATCCAACAGCGCACGTTCCAGCAGGGCGACAACAAAGCAGTGGACCAGGTATGGCAGCGCGGCCCCGGTACCTATCCCGTGCAATTGGATGGCCGCTACTACTCCGTTATCATCAAAGAGCAGCTACCTGCTGGCCCTAAGAAACTAAGCGAAACCCGCGGTCAGGCCACTTCCGACTACCAGAACTACTTAGAGCAGCAGTGGATTGAGCAACTACGCGCCCAGTATCCAGTACAGCTCAATCAGCAGGAAATTGACAAGCTGGTGACTAAATAA
- a CDS encoding ATP-binding protein — translation MKKDIRISCNRENLKVVRDFVNDYLATHNLSDLQLNQIVLAVDEVVANLIIHANGEDESRSLCLSINFVNHAVDIAIEDSSPVSYRPATFREPDLNEHVRLGKKGGVGMALVNRIMDSVEFTTSGAHNVCRLHKRVS, via the coding sequence ATGAAAAAGGATATCCGTATTAGTTGTAACAGAGAAAACCTGAAAGTGGTACGCGACTTCGTGAACGACTATCTGGCAACTCACAACTTGTCGGATCTGCAGCTCAATCAAATTGTACTGGCTGTCGACGAGGTAGTGGCGAATCTTATAATTCATGCCAACGGGGAAGACGAATCCCGCTCTTTGTGCCTGAGTATCAATTTCGTAAATCATGCCGTAGATATTGCCATCGAAGACAGCAGCCCAGTTTCTTACCGTCCCGCTACCTTCCGTGAGCCGGACCTGAATGAGCACGTGCGCCTGGGCAAAAAAGGCGGGGTAGGCATGGCGTTGGTGAACCGCATTATGGATAGCGTGGAGTTCACTACTTCCGGCGCGCACAACGTTTGCCGGCTGCACAAGCGCGTTTCCTGA
- a CDS encoding STAS domain-containing protein, translated as MKITQQATDTSLTLSLDGELDASSSVILDTELSKPEVLDYQKILIDCQRLNYISSAGLGVFISHLQRLQDANVKLIFYNMQEKVHNVFEILGLDSLMTIVPTQAEAVAI; from the coding sequence ATGAAAATAACACAACAAGCCACTGATACATCGCTCACCCTCAGTCTGGACGGTGAGCTGGACGCCAGCTCGTCTGTGATTCTGGATACGGAGCTATCGAAACCAGAAGTTCTGGACTACCAAAAAATATTAATTGACTGTCAGCGCCTCAACTATATCTCTTCGGCTGGCTTGGGCGTTTTTATTTCCCATCTGCAACGGTTGCAGGATGCTAATGTGAAGCTCATTTTCTACAACATGCAGGAAAAGGTGCACAACGTATTTGAGATTCTCGGGCTCGACTCGCTGATGACGATAGTACCCACGCAGGCAGAAGCCGTTGCTATTTAA
- a CDS encoding PP2C family protein-serine/threonine phosphatase: MSLRQKLQTAVLPLTILSWFVLLYCTLLAASPTLAEQLGKPSAWVALAAQACFAAGVFLYQRNRPDPLRGTDFTGLLRRLLLGPGVLASVCVGLHLLERFIQAEAPSNDRVLFAVIYTINLALFIIFLASTNYTWRSLVLFRAPTHLRREWLWFELLLGATLLFRLLNWAPTGLLAYPMMGALALFGIYLSGNQKWVAYLNRRQKWEVVLLQAGLLLCMGVFVVYFLRIEHDPKLVAPAPQHAFLLLTVFFATFYSLVGLLVTFFNLPTAGVFEQKREEILSLQRLTQLIQKGQTEKEIYSTLFDSAVQTVGADAAWLTLDASVDGYSGQYFNIESEQSAAIHSLLTDYNLGHIEYLNNDLDNSSGFRSLKLPFSSMIVMPLRSTKRRYGSLYMLKDQRHGFDRENLGILQTFTSQTVLSIENLQLLQASIENERVQEELKIASAVQDSLIPKTLPTDNWFEISSYALAAKEVGGDFYDFLHLPGRRLAILVGDVSGKGVTAAFHVAQMKGIFHALMQENPLARNDREKFPVPSRFMAQANTALVHCLEKSSFITASLYIIDYEHGGFVFARAGHCHTLYYHSIKEEVSYFRTAGLGLGIIRNDSYEKHIKNQFYDYNPGDVMVVYTDGIVEARGAQQEEYGEERLQRVLERTYYLEAEEIKQQILSDLSEFSHGQPVHDDQTLLVIKFKAVQPDLHS, encoded by the coding sequence ATGTCCCTTCGCCAGAAGCTGCAAACTGCCGTCCTACCTCTCACGATTCTGAGCTGGTTTGTGCTGCTGTATTGTACGCTGCTGGCAGCCAGCCCTACCCTAGCCGAGCAGCTGGGAAAGCCTTCTGCCTGGGTGGCGCTGGCAGCCCAGGCATGCTTTGCGGCGGGCGTATTTCTGTACCAGCGTAACCGCCCCGACCCGCTCCGCGGCACCGATTTCACGGGGCTGCTGCGGCGGCTGTTGCTGGGGCCGGGTGTGCTGGCCAGCGTGTGCGTGGGATTGCACTTGCTCGAGCGCTTTATACAGGCCGAAGCACCGAGCAACGACCGGGTTTTATTCGCGGTTATCTACACCATCAACCTGGCGCTGTTCATTATCTTTCTGGCCAGCACCAACTACACGTGGCGGTCGTTGGTATTGTTTCGGGCGCCTACCCACCTGCGGCGCGAGTGGCTCTGGTTTGAACTGCTGCTGGGTGCTACCCTACTATTTCGCTTACTAAACTGGGCCCCTACGGGCCTGCTGGCCTATCCCATGATGGGGGCCCTGGCCCTATTTGGCATTTACCTTAGCGGCAACCAGAAATGGGTGGCCTACCTCAACCGCCGCCAGAAGTGGGAGGTAGTGCTGCTGCAGGCGGGCTTGCTGCTGTGCATGGGCGTGTTTGTGGTGTACTTTCTTCGCATCGAACACGACCCCAAACTAGTGGCCCCCGCACCCCAGCACGCGTTTTTGCTGCTCACGGTGTTCTTTGCTACTTTCTACTCGCTGGTGGGCCTACTGGTCACGTTCTTCAACCTACCCACGGCGGGTGTGTTTGAGCAGAAGCGCGAAGAAATCCTGAGCCTTCAGCGCCTGACGCAGTTGATTCAGAAAGGCCAGACCGAAAAGGAAATCTACAGCACGCTGTTCGACTCGGCCGTGCAGACAGTAGGTGCCGATGCCGCCTGGCTGACCCTGGACGCTTCCGTGGATGGCTACTCGGGCCAGTATTTCAACATAGAGTCCGAGCAGAGCGCGGCCATTCATAGTTTGCTCACCGACTATAATCTGGGCCATATCGAGTACCTCAACAACGACCTCGATAATAGCAGCGGATTTCGCAGTCTGAAGCTGCCGTTTTCGTCGATGATTGTAATGCCGTTGCGCTCCACCAAACGGCGCTATGGCTCTTTGTACATGCTGAAGGACCAGCGCCACGGTTTCGACCGCGAGAACCTAGGCATTCTGCAAACTTTCACCAGCCAAACCGTGCTCAGCATTGAGAACTTGCAGCTGCTGCAAGCCTCCATCGAAAACGAGCGGGTACAGGAGGAGTTGAAGATTGCCTCAGCCGTGCAGGACAGCCTCATTCCGAAAACCCTACCCACCGATAACTGGTTTGAAATCAGCTCCTACGCGCTGGCTGCTAAAGAGGTAGGCGGCGACTTCTACGACTTTCTGCACCTACCGGGCCGACGCCTAGCCATTCTGGTAGGCGACGTATCGGGAAAGGGCGTGACGGCCGCTTTCCACGTAGCGCAGATGAAGGGCATCTTTCACGCCCTGATGCAGGAAAATCCCCTGGCTCGTAACGACCGGGAGAAGTTTCCGGTGCCTAGCCGCTTTATGGCACAGGCCAATACGGCCTTGGTTCACTGCCTGGAGAAATCATCATTCATCACCGCCTCACTCTACATCATTGACTACGAGCATGGTGGCTTTGTATTTGCCCGCGCCGGGCACTGCCACACGCTTTATTACCATTCCATCAAGGAAGAAGTGTCGTATTTCCGCACGGCGGGGCTAGGCCTGGGTATTATCCGCAACGACTCCTACGAGAAACACATCAAAAACCAGTTCTACGATTACAACCCCGGCGATGTGATGGTAGTGTATACGGATGGTATTGTGGAGGCGCGTGGGGCCCAGCAGGAGGAGTATGGCGAGGAACGGTTGCAGCGCGTGCTGGAGCGCACTTATTACCTGGAAGCAGAAGAAATCAAACAACAGATTCTGAGCGACTTATCCGAGTTCAGTCATGGACAGCCTGTGCACGACGATCAGACATTGCTGGTGATTAAATTCAAAGCAGTTCAACCTGACTTGCACTCCTAA